A region from the Desulfurobacterium pacificum genome encodes:
- the rplK gene encoding 50S ribosomal protein L11 has protein sequence MAKKVVAEVKLQLPAGEATPAPPVGPALGQHGVNIMEFVKAFNAATADKKGLIIPVIITIYADRSFTFVLKTPPASVLIKKAAGIEKGAHQPKKEWVGQITKEQLRQIAEQKMQDLNCYDIEAAMRIIAGTAENMGVKVVD, from the coding sequence ATGGCTAAAAAGGTCGTGGCGGAAGTTAAGTTGCAACTTCCTGCTGGTGAAGCAACGCCAGCACCACCTGTTGGTCCTGCTTTAGGTCAGCATGGTGTTAACATTATGGAGTTTGTAAAAGCCTTTAACGCTGCAACAGCAGACAAGAAGGGACTAATTATTCCAGTTATCATTACTATTTATGCTGATAGGTCTTTTACTTTTGTTCTTAAGACCCCACCAGCTTCTGTTCTTATTAAGAAGGCAGCTGGAATTGAGAAAGGTGCTCATCAGCCTAAAAAAGAGTGGGTTGGTCAAATTACGAAGGAACAACTCAGACAGATTGCTGAGCAAAAGATGCAAGACCTGAACTGCTACGATATAGAAGCAGCGATGAGAATTATCGCTGGAACAGCGGAAAACATGGGTGTAAAAGTAGTTGATTAA
- the rplA gene encoding 50S ribosomal protein L1 — protein MPKHGKKYMNALALVDRNKLYPLDEAISLVKKMADVTKRNFDQTVEMAVRLNVDPKYQDQMVRGSVVLPHGLGKERVVAVIAQGEKLKEAQEAGADYVGGDDLIQKIQQGWLDFDVLIATPDMMSKVGRLGRILGPRGLMPNPKTGTVTFDIAKAVKEAKSGKVDFKVEKAGIVHAPIGKVSFDEQKLLENAVALMKAILAAKPSGAKGQYVKSVAVSATMDPSVKVDIFDAINRAQTAE, from the coding sequence ATGCCGAAGCATGGAAAAAAGTACATGAACGCCCTTGCGTTGGTGGATAGGAACAAGCTCTATCCACTTGATGAAGCCATTTCTCTCGTCAAGAAGATGGCTGATGTAACTAAGAGGAATTTTGACCAGACAGTAGAAATGGCGGTCAGACTGAACGTTGACCCTAAATACCAAGACCAGATGGTTAGGGGAAGCGTTGTTCTACCTCACGGTTTAGGGAAGGAAAGAGTAGTTGCCGTTATTGCTCAAGGAGAGAAGCTGAAGGAAGCTCAAGAAGCTGGTGCAGATTACGTTGGCGGTGACGACCTTATTCAAAAAATTCAGCAGGGCTGGCTTGACTTTGATGTTCTGATTGCTACTCCTGATATGATGAGTAAAGTTGGTAGGTTGGGAAGAATCTTAGGTCCGCGCGGGCTTATGCCTAACCCTAAAACTGGAACAGTTACTTTTGATATAGCGAAAGCTGTAAAAGAAGCAAAAAGTGGTAAGGTTGACTTTAAAGTTGAAAAGGCAGGTATCGTTCACGCTCCTATAGGAAAAGTTTCTTTTGATGAACAAAAACTGCTTGAGAACGCTGTTGCTTTGATGAAAGCGATTTTGGCTGCTAAGCCTTCAGGTGCTAAGGGGCAGTATGTAAAGAGCGTTGCCGTTTCTGCTACTATGGACCCAAGCGTAAAAGTTGATATTTTTGATGCCATTAATAGAGCACAGACTGCTGAGTAA
- the rpoB gene encoding DNA-directed RNA polymerase subunit beta has translation MGKVKKTAPSKEKISIKSLPRKSFAKREEKFPIPDLLQFPFESYERFLQLNKAPHERENVGLESAFRQAFPIVDEATGVEIHYKGYEIGDWYCKCGRFQGLGGKGVVCPKCGMEVVFRPKYSPDECKERGIDYSAPLRVLFELHVWQKDPKTGGKIAPIIKENKMYFGEVPLMTERGTFIINGTEKVVVSQLHRSPGLFFKNEVSKTTQVARIIDIASIIPAMGSWLEFEIPHNEVLYAKIDRKRRFIGTYLLRAFGIRTDEEILDIFYGDKIETFRVENGEIVNVETGEVKSQEELTGYYLVSDIIDPETGEVIQEAYEELSTSSRKLPEGAEFKAINKKSTPYGAVIVNTLRKEKRDRVREKIEDPLIAAYVEIFRKVRPGDTATVEGAKKLFESMFFSTKNYDLSRVGRAKINEKVYPKEKLEKITKEDLKNIDWLPPLRVAKDICNEEGDIVVPAGTLINAETALKLSALPNVEEIPVEPDYDDAGRILHKADIVGAIKALLEVHAGIREYDDIDHLGNRRVRGVGELAEIAFKSGLFKLEKAVKEKLAVADIDSVMPQDLINPRTALNPLKEFFTLTSLCQFMDQTNPLAETTHKRRLSALGPGGLTRERAGFEVRDVHPSHYGRICPIETPEGQNIGLINSLTTYGRINWLGFLETPYRKVVDGKVTDEIVYMTADEEENYVIAQANAPLDENGYIAADTVMARHKAEFKLVRREEVQFMDVSPKQVFSVSASLIPFLEHDDANRALMGSNMQRQAVPLIKTEAPFIGTGMEEEVALYSRSAVVAKRSGVVESVTADKIIVRVDPEEIEEGGISVDTGFDVYELKKFQKSNQKTCINQRPIVRKGDRVKRGQIIADGPSMDNGELALGKNVLVAFMPWRGYNFEDAILVSERLLKDDVYTSIHIQEFECEAVETKLGREEITRDIPNVPESLLRNLDESGIVRIGTYVKPGDILVGKVTPKGEQVLTPEEKLLQAIFGEKAKGVKDSSLYVPHGVEGVVIDVKILSRKGEKKDPRTQLIEAEEKAKLEREKQEEIALIKKDRDRKAAEVILGKRVKEDVRDASGNLLISAGEEITEDNVEQLVFFALRKPSIIDDDKVAEELKKIRLKAVDKIALIENIYEEKKAALEMGHDLPAGVNKKVKVYIATKRKLTIGDKMSGRHGNKGVISQIRPVEDMPFLEDGTPVDIVLNPLGVPSRMNVGQILEVHLGLAAKELGKKIERLMKAGLDKVREEIKAIYNDERISKLIDSLSDDELREVAKKLSKGIKFESPIFNGAKEEEIKELLRRAGLPETGQLTVYDGLTGEPFDQNVTVGYMYMLKLIHLADDKIHARSTGPYSLITQQPLGGKAQFGGQRFGEMEVWALEAYGAAYTLQEMLTVKSDDVEGRSRVYEAIVKGKYSFEPGLPESFNVLVRELKALALDVRFIKEMEEEEGTEN, from the coding sequence ATGGGAAAAGTTAAAAAAACTGCTCCTTCCAAAGAAAAAATCTCTATAAAATCTTTACCAAGAAAGAGTTTTGCTAAAAGGGAAGAAAAGTTCCCAATTCCTGACTTACTTCAATTCCCTTTTGAATCTTACGAGAGATTCCTGCAACTTAACAAAGCTCCTCATGAAAGGGAAAATGTAGGGTTGGAATCTGCGTTTAGACAGGCATTTCCTATTGTGGATGAGGCGACAGGCGTTGAGATACATTATAAAGGTTATGAAATAGGTGACTGGTACTGTAAGTGTGGAAGATTTCAGGGACTTGGTGGTAAGGGAGTAGTTTGTCCGAAATGTGGAATGGAAGTTGTTTTCCGTCCTAAATATTCTCCCGATGAATGTAAAGAAAGAGGAATAGATTATTCTGCTCCTTTAAGAGTTCTCTTTGAGCTTCACGTATGGCAGAAAGACCCAAAAACCGGTGGGAAGATAGCTCCTATTATTAAAGAAAATAAAATGTACTTTGGTGAGGTTCCCCTTATGACTGAAAGGGGAACTTTTATTATAAATGGTACTGAAAAAGTTGTTGTTAGTCAGCTTCATAGGTCTCCGGGTCTTTTCTTTAAGAATGAAGTTTCTAAAACCACTCAAGTCGCTCGTATTATTGATATTGCGAGTATTATTCCTGCAATGGGTTCATGGCTTGAGTTTGAAATACCCCATAACGAAGTTCTCTACGCCAAGATAGATAGAAAGAGAAGGTTTATTGGAACTTACCTTTTAAGAGCTTTTGGTATCAGAACTGATGAAGAGATTTTAGATATATTCTACGGCGATAAGATAGAAACGTTTAGAGTAGAGAACGGTGAGATAGTAAACGTTGAAACCGGGGAAGTTAAGTCTCAAGAAGAACTTACTGGATATTATTTAGTTTCCGATATTATTGACCCTGAAACGGGAGAAGTTATACAGGAAGCTTATGAAGAACTTTCTACAAGTTCCAGAAAACTTCCGGAAGGAGCAGAGTTTAAGGCTATAAATAAAAAATCCACCCCCTACGGCGCCGTCATTGTCAACACTCTCAGAAAAGAGAAGAGAGACAGAGTTAGAGAGAAGATAGAAGACCCTCTCATTGCTGCCTACGTCGAAATATTTAGAAAGGTAAGACCAGGTGATACGGCAACTGTTGAGGGCGCCAAAAAGCTATTTGAATCCATGTTCTTTAGCACTAAAAACTACGACCTTTCCCGCGTTGGAAGGGCAAAAATCAACGAGAAAGTCTATCCGAAAGAGAAACTTGAAAAAATTACAAAGGAAGACCTCAAAAACATAGATTGGCTACCACCTTTAAGAGTTGCAAAGGATATCTGCAACGAAGAAGGGGATATCGTTGTTCCAGCCGGTACTTTGATAAACGCAGAAACTGCTTTAAAGCTTTCTGCTCTTCCTAACGTAGAAGAAATTCCGGTAGAACCTGACTACGACGATGCCGGAAGGATTCTTCACAAGGCAGATATTGTAGGCGCCATTAAAGCTCTCCTTGAAGTTCACGCAGGTATTAGAGAATACGATGATATAGACCATTTAGGTAACAGAAGGGTTAGAGGCGTTGGCGAACTTGCCGAGATAGCCTTTAAGTCCGGTCTTTTCAAACTTGAAAAGGCTGTTAAGGAAAAGCTTGCCGTTGCAGATATAGATTCTGTAATGCCTCAAGACCTTATCAATCCAAGAACAGCTTTAAATCCGCTAAAAGAATTCTTTACATTAACTTCTCTCTGTCAGTTTATGGACCAAACTAACCCACTGGCAGAAACCACTCATAAAAGACGTCTATCCGCTTTAGGTCCCGGCGGTTTAACGAGGGAAAGGGCTGGATTTGAAGTTCGTGACGTTCACCCGTCCCACTACGGTCGTATCTGTCCTATTGAAACGCCAGAAGGACAGAACATCGGTCTTATCAACTCTTTAACAACTTACGGAAGGATAAACTGGCTCGGATTCCTTGAAACTCCTTACAGGAAAGTTGTTGATGGAAAAGTTACAGATGAAATCGTTTATATGACTGCAGATGAAGAGGAAAACTACGTTATAGCCCAGGCTAACGCGCCTCTTGATGAGAACGGCTACATTGCTGCCGATACAGTAATGGCACGTCATAAGGCAGAGTTTAAACTGGTTCGCAGAGAAGAAGTTCAGTTTATGGACGTTTCACCAAAACAGGTCTTTTCCGTTTCTGCTTCTCTCATTCCGTTCCTTGAACACGACGACGCTAACCGTGCCCTCATGGGTTCAAACATGCAGCGTCAGGCTGTTCCTCTTATAAAGACGGAAGCTCCGTTTATCGGAACGGGAATGGAGGAAGAAGTTGCACTCTACAGCCGTTCTGCAGTTGTAGCTAAAAGGTCTGGCGTTGTTGAAAGCGTAACTGCCGATAAAATCATTGTAAGGGTTGATCCGGAAGAGATAGAAGAAGGCGGAATCTCCGTTGATACAGGGTTTGACGTTTATGAACTTAAGAAATTCCAGAAATCCAACCAGAAAACCTGTATTAACCAGAGACCTATCGTTAGAAAAGGTGATAGAGTTAAGAGAGGACAGATAATTGCTGACGGTCCCTCAATGGATAACGGCGAATTAGCTTTGGGTAAAAACGTTTTAGTTGCCTTTATGCCCTGGAGAGGTTACAACTTTGAGGACGCCATTTTGGTTAGTGAAAGGCTCTTAAAAGACGATGTCTATACTTCTATTCATATACAGGAATTTGAGTGTGAAGCAGTTGAAACTAAGCTTGGTAGGGAAGAGATAACAAGAGACATTCCAAACGTTCCTGAATCTCTTCTCAGAAACCTTGATGAATCTGGAATTGTAAGAATAGGAACGTACGTTAAACCTGGAGACATTTTAGTTGGAAAGGTTACACCGAAAGGAGAACAGGTTCTCACACCTGAAGAGAAACTCCTTCAGGCGATTTTCGGTGAGAAAGCTAAAGGCGTTAAAGATTCCTCCCTTTACGTTCCTCACGGCGTAGAAGGTGTAGTAATTGACGTTAAGATTCTTTCCAGAAAGGGTGAGAAGAAAGACCCAAGAACTCAGCTTATAGAAGCCGAAGAAAAGGCTAAGTTAGAAAGAGAGAAGCAGGAAGAAATCGCTTTAATCAAGAAAGATAGAGACAGAAAGGCTGCAGAAGTCATTTTGGGTAAGAGGGTAAAAGAAGACGTAAGAGATGCTTCCGGTAACCTTCTGATTTCTGCCGGTGAAGAAATCACAGAAGACAACGTTGAACAGCTTGTGTTCTTCGCCCTCAGAAAGCCTTCCATTATAGACGACGACAAAGTTGCAGAAGAACTCAAGAAGATTCGTCTCAAAGCAGTAGATAAGATTGCTTTAATTGAGAACATCTATGAAGAGAAAAAAGCTGCCCTTGAAATGGGACACGACCTTCCTGCCGGCGTTAACAAGAAGGTTAAGGTTTACATAGCTACAAAACGTAAGCTCACTATCGGTGATAAGATGTCCGGTCGTCACGGTAACAAGGGTGTTATCTCTCAGATTAGACCGGTTGAGGATATGCCGTTCCTTGAAGACGGAACACCTGTTGACATAGTTCTTAACCCACTTGGTGTTCCTTCCCGTATGAACGTTGGACAGATTCTTGAAGTTCACCTTGGTCTTGCTGCTAAAGAGCTTGGTAAGAAGATTGAACGTCTTATGAAAGCAGGACTTGACAAGGTAAGAGAGGAGATTAAGGCAATCTACAACGATGAAAGAATCAGTAAGCTTATAGATTCTCTTTCTGATGATGAGTTGAGAGAAGTTGCCAAGAAACTTTCTAAAGGCATTAAGTTTGAGTCTCCAATCTTTAACGGTGCTAAAGAAGAGGAAATTAAAGAGCTCTTGAGAAGAGCTGGACTTCCTGAAACCGGACAGCTTACGGTTTACGACGGTTTAACAGGTGAACCGTTTGACCAGAACGTGACTGTTGGTTACATGTATATGCTTAAACTCATTCACCTTGCTGACGATAAGATTCACGCTCGTTCAACTGGTCCTTACTCTCTCATTACTCAGCAGCCTCTTGGCGGTAAGGCTCAGTTCGGTGGACAGAGATTTGGTGAAATGGAAGTTTGGGCGCTTGAAGCTTACGGTGCTGCTTATACACTTCAGGAAATGCTCACCGTTAAGTCTGACGACGTTGAGGGTCGTTCAAGAGTTTATGAAGCAATCGTTAAAGGTAAATACTCCTTTGAGCCAGGACTTCCGGAGTCGTTCAACGTTCTCGTGAGAGAACTCAAGGCTCTTGCTCTTGACGTAAGGTTCATCAAAGAGATGGAAGAGGAAGAAGGTACTGAAAATTAA
- the rplL gene encoding 50S ribosomal protein L7/L12 gives MTKEQIIEAIKNMTVLELVDLINTIKEEFGVSDMPVVAAAGPVAAGGAAGAAAEEKTEFDVILKAPGAKKINVIKVVREITGLGLKEAKELVDNAPKPVKEGVSKEEAEEIKKKLEEAGAEVEIK, from the coding sequence ATCACAAAGGAGCAGATTATTGAAGCTATCAAAAACATGACAGTTCTTGAGCTTGTTGACCTCATCAACACAATTAAAGAAGAGTTTGGTGTTTCTGACATGCCTGTTGTAGCTGCTGCTGGTCCTGTAGCTGCTGGTGGTGCCGCTGGAGCTGCTGCTGAGGAGAAAACTGAGTTTGATGTAATCCTTAAAGCTCCAGGTGCTAAGAAAATTAACGTAATTAAGGTAGTTAGAGAAATTACAGGACTTGGACTTAAGGAAGCAAAAGAGCTTGTTGACAATGCTCCAAAGCCTGTTAAGGAAGGAGTTTCAAAAGAGGAAGCTGAGGAAATCAAGAAGAAGCTTGAAGAAGCCGGTGCTGAAGTAGAAATCAAGTAA
- the secE gene encoding preprotein translocase subunit SecE, with translation MSPLQFLKEVKEELDKVTWPSKEEVVEATIGVVFFCAVVAVYFWILDFIFAQGLQLIIAK, from the coding sequence ATGTCACCTCTGCAATTTTTAAAGGAAGTAAAAGAGGAATTAGACAAGGTCACTTGGCCTTCTAAAGAAGAAGTTGTTGAAGCCACTATAGGTGTTGTCTTTTTCTGTGCAGTAGTAGCTGTTTACTTCTGGATATTGGATTTTATATTTGCTCAGGGGCTTCAACTGATAATCGCTAAATAA
- the rplJ gene encoding 50S ribosomal protein L10 encodes MKTRKHKEQIVKELKEKFEKAPLVILTNFQGMTVAESNALRRKLREAGAEYKVVKNTLMRYAYPGTPVEQIKDAFVGPTGIVFAFEDIVAAAKALKEFMSGDDSKLQFKAAVVEGKVADYEMIKQLAELPSREELLGQLAFTLKYPVNAIAWSLENLFTKLVTVLENVKAEKEGANA; translated from the coding sequence TTGAAAACGAGAAAACATAAAGAACAGATAGTTAAGGAATTAAAAGAGAAATTTGAAAAAGCTCCTTTAGTAATCCTTACCAACTTTCAAGGAATGACGGTAGCTGAAAGTAACGCTCTCAGACGCAAACTTAGAGAGGCTGGTGCCGAATATAAGGTTGTAAAGAACACGCTTATGAGGTATGCGTATCCGGGTACTCCTGTTGAACAAATTAAGGATGCCTTTGTAGGTCCTACCGGAATTGTGTTTGCCTTTGAAGACATCGTTGCAGCTGCTAAAGCCTTAAAAGAGTTCATGAGTGGTGATGATTCTAAATTACAGTTTAAAGCTGCCGTTGTAGAGGGTAAAGTTGCTGATTATGAAATGATTAAGCAACTTGCAGAGCTTCCATCAAGAGAAGAGCTTCTTGGTCAACTTGCGTTCACTCTTAAATATCCTGTTAACGCTATTGCTTGGTCTCTTGAGAACCTATTTACAAAACTCGTTACAGTTCTTGAAAACGTTAAGGCTGAGAAAGAAGGAGCTAACGCTTAA
- the nusG gene encoding transcription termination/antitermination protein NusG, producing MGDKKWYSLHVQSGFEHRVKANIMKALKEEGLDDKVEEIFVPAVEKVVFKVKGKEKGELPLRSEEPKVYELEGEEGKKVVFRIEGGKVWVESCECEKKKCIPDKPIEKVGQKIKCPENKVEAKIELRDRLYPGYIFIKADLDKNLQSVIRRVPRVLGFVSAAGKPVVVPESEVAAIKDRLKKGIPKVKKFKFEVGDKVKIKEGPFIGFEGAISEIDAEREKVIVLVNIFDRQTPVELEFDQIEKIS from the coding sequence ATGGGTGATAAGAAGTGGTATTCGCTTCACGTTCAGTCTGGATTTGAACATAGAGTGAAAGCTAACATTATGAAAGCTTTAAAAGAAGAAGGGCTTGACGATAAAGTTGAAGAGATATTCGTACCTGCCGTTGAGAAAGTTGTTTTCAAGGTTAAAGGAAAGGAAAAGGGGGAATTACCGTTAAGGTCTGAAGAGCCTAAGGTTTATGAGTTGGAAGGAGAAGAAGGAAAAAAAGTTGTTTTTAGAATAGAAGGTGGAAAAGTTTGGGTAGAGTCTTGTGAGTGTGAGAAAAAGAAATGCATTCCAGACAAACCCATAGAAAAAGTAGGACAAAAGATAAAATGTCCCGAAAACAAAGTAGAAGCTAAAATAGAGTTAAGAGATAGATTATATCCAGGCTATATCTTCATAAAGGCTGACCTTGATAAAAATCTTCAAAGCGTTATCAGAAGAGTTCCAAGAGTGTTGGGCTTTGTAAGTGCTGCAGGTAAGCCAGTTGTGGTTCCTGAATCAGAAGTGGCAGCAATAAAAGATAGGCTTAAGAAAGGAATTCCTAAGGTCAAGAAGTTTAAGTTTGAAGTCGGTGATAAAGTCAAGATTAAAGAGGGACCGTTTATTGGATTTGAAGGTGCAATTTCTGAGATTGACGCCGAACGCGAAAAGGTTATAGTTTTGGTTAACATTTTTGATAGACAAACTCCAGTTGAATTGGAGTTTGACCAGATTGAAAAAATAAGCTAA